GCATCACTGTCATGGAATCCGATTTGCGGAACAGACGCACGGCCTCCTCCGGGCTGCCGCCAAGCGGTATCTCCAGTATCTGCCCCAGTCCAAGCGACTTCGACATGCTCCGGTCGGACCAGCCGCCGGGTCTTTCATACATATATAATAATAGATAAAGTACCGCTACAGAAGCCAGAATGACCCCGGCAGCCAGCCCCCATCTCCGGGTAGTTGTCATAAGTCCATGCATCCCCTGTCCCAAGTGTTTGCGCTTACAGTACCTTCCATATAACTATAAAATATTTATGGCAGGATTTCAAAATTCCACTGCCCCGCAAAAAAACCGCCAGACCAGGTCCATAAGGACCTTCGTCTGCCGGCTTTGCGTTTGCAGCTTCTATTATTTCACTTCAGTGGCTCCGGTAACTTTACCTTCAAGAACCGCTGTTGCTTTCACATCTTCGCTGGAGAAGTACAGGTTACCGTCAATGGTTGCATCCTTGTAGAGGTTGAAGCCGTTAGCTTCTACATAGACATCCCCTTTGATCGTACCGCCCTGCACACGGAAGTTCTCGCTCTGTACAGTTACTTTCGGTGCTGTAAGTGTATAAGTAGCGGTTACCTTGTGGTCAGCGTCCTGTGCGTAGAGCGCAAGCTTACGGTAGATTGGCTTGGAGGTATCGTTCTTGTCGTGGAACTCGCCGGCTACAACGACATCCTTGTCCACAGTCAGATCGTTCAGCACAGCCACAATCCAGGTTCCTTTATCGCTAACTGCGGTAGTGAATGCATCGGCCTGATTTACGATGGAAGCAGTTGTTACCGCATCTGTCTGCTCAGCAGCTGGTGCCGCTGTAGCTGCCGCATTTTTCGCTGCATCCTTATCCGATCCGCAACCTGCCAACAATGCTGCTGTTACCCCTGCAACTGCTAAAATTTTGAATAATTTCATTTTAACTCCCCCTGTTTCTTTTAATTAACTTTATTATATATTAAAATTTTATGAATACAACGTGATAATTTTCACAAATTTGTGTCTTTTTTTCACAAGCGCTTTTATGTACACCTCATCTTACAGCTTCATCCCTTCTTCCCACTCCTCTCTTAACAGCCCCATCCCCTTTCTTCCATTCCGGCGCTTCTTCTTCATACACAAGCTCCCACAATCTGCGTACATCTGTTGCTGCTATCGGCCGGATAATCAATTCCTGATCCTGATACATTGCTTCCCTCCGTTGCCGTGAATGTTTTACCTACTAAAGCTTATAATAACGGATTAGAGCAATCCGCAGCTGGTAATGAATGTGTATAATCAAATTGGACTTCCTGGCAACAGACTGAGATAATACAGGGAACGAAAAGAACAAGGCCCATATCGACAACACAGAAACCCGGAAAGGATACCCGCCATGAACCTGTCCACACTACCGGCCACCCTGGCACAGCTTGATCTGCGGAGCTGCCTGATTCAGCGGCAGGGTAAGCTGATATTTGAATATTATAGAGATCAACATATACCGTCTGAGCTGGCGAAGATCAATTCCTGCACCAAAAGCATCCTCTCCGCACTCATCGGCATCGCTATAGACAAGGGTCTGCTTTCCGGCGTGTCGGCTCCGCTCCGTGAATTCTTCCCGCAGCTTACGCGGGATGCGGATTCACGCAAGCAGCATATTACCCTGGAACAGCTGTTGAACATGTCCGCCGGCTTCCGCTGGACCGAGTTCGGCGGCGCCAACTCTTTCCCCAAGATGACCCGCTCGTCCCACTGGATCAACTATGTCCTGGAGCAGCCGCTCGCCGAGGAGCCGGGAGTCAGGATGGAATATAACTCCGGCATCTCCCAGCTGCTGTCGGCGATATTGGTACAGGCTGCGGGGCGGAGCACGGCGGAGTTCGCCGAGGAATTCCTCTTCGGTCCGCTCGGTATCCGCGAGTATGAGTGGGAGACTGATCCTCAGGGGATTCACACCGGAGGCTACGGGCTGAAGCTGCGTCCGGCGGATCTGCTGAATTTCGGGCAGCTCTATTTGCAGGAGGGGATCTGGCAGGGAGTTCAGCTTCTGTCCGGTTCATGGGTTAAGCAGTCGGTACAGCCGGCTATGGAGACCGAGCCGCCCCGGCACGGGGGCTATGCCTGGCACTGGTGGACTGAATCCATGATCCGCCGGTCAGGAAGCGATGAGTCTGTAATAGCAGACTACTATTATGCACGCGGGTACGCCGGGCAATTTGTTTATGTTCTGCCGGCGCTTCAGCTTGTGGTTGTACTGACGCAGGACAATAAGCGGGGGCGCAACAACCCGCCGCCGGATGTCTTCCGCGATTACCTGTCACCGCTGCTCAAGGCTACTTCGTCCTGAACCTGAGCTTATGGATGATATACCATAACAGCGGGCACAGCAGGTTGAAGAAGAACACGTTCAGATACCAGACCTCATTAAGCTCGCCAACCACCGAGGGATTGTCCCAGGCATTGAGAGCCAAGGGAATACTGGCCAGCGCCAGCGGAATCAGCAGACCCTTATACTGCTTCACTCCGAATAATTCCGCACAGCCGCTGGCGGAGATGTAGAAGGTCAGAATAAGCCGGTAAAAGATTACGATGAACCACAGCACCGTCACTACAGTCTCAATCCGCTCGTAGAAGCCGCCGATGGTCACGGTCTTGGCGGCAAACTGGCTGACATAGGGGATATTCACCGGAAGCTTATCGCCAAGCACTGCAATCACAAGCACGGTCAGCAGGAGCAGGGCCAAACTGGTGATCCAGGTGCTATGGAGCAGAGCTCTGCGATAGGCAGATTGATCCTGGAGAAGCGGGACCAGGAACAGGCTTAAAGCCACCTCGCTGTTAGGGTATCCCACGAATATAACGATTCCTTGAAATACTCGCTGTCCCCCCTGTTCAAGCACTGGCAGGAAGCTGGTCCATTCTGCTCCATGTACAAGAGACAGCAAGAGCAGCAGCAGCAGGAGCAGCGCAGCCGGGAAGGCAATTTCGGCAGACCTGCCCACCGCCGTGATGCCTTTGTACAGGCAATAGACCAGGGCAAACAGCATCACGATATAGATGGCCGATGGCGGGGTTTCAATGAACAGATCATTGCCGGTGAAGTCCCCAAGGCTGCGCAGGGTCAGGACGAAGATCAGGAAGGGTACGAAGAACAAATACAGGGCCAGCATGATTTTGCCGGCCATTCTGCCCAGCGTCCGCATCAGAAACTTCCCCAGAGATTCCCCATTCATTTGAGCGAAGAGCGCCACAAATAACCGGATCACCAGCAGTTGAATCACCATGCTGATCAGAATCGGAATCCAGGCGTCTTTACCCGATAACCCGATCAGCATGGAAGGCAGTCCAAGCAAAGCACTGCCCCAATAATGCAGCGTCAGCAGCATCGTTAACTGGCGGGAGCTCACCAGCTCATCACCTCCTTATTCCAGTCTCCTTCATTGAACCCGCACTCCCTAAATCTTCAGCCATTGCAGCAGCTTGATGAACGGCCGCAGCAGATCCGGGGTGAATCCGTCTGTGGCCAACACGATCAATAAGCCCAGCGCCACCGCGTATAGCATATGCACCAGTACTTTCTCACGAAGGCCCCCCTGTTTCCTGCGATACCGGCCGAATTGCCACATCCACAGCAGCACATTGACCGAGATCAGAAAAACACTCATGCCTCCGGCTCCTTAAGCGGAGGATTGACAATTCTCCCTCTGCCCTTGATGATGTATTCCACCACCACGTTCACATCCATCCTGCTGAA
This region of Paenibacillus sp. FSL K6-1096 genomic DNA includes:
- a CDS encoding serine hydrolase, with product MNLSTLPATLAQLDLRSCLIQRQGKLIFEYYRDQHIPSELAKINSCTKSILSALIGIAIDKGLLSGVSAPLREFFPQLTRDADSRKQHITLEQLLNMSAGFRWTEFGGANSFPKMTRSSHWINYVLEQPLAEEPGVRMEYNSGISQLLSAILVQAAGRSTAEFAEEFLFGPLGIREYEWETDPQGIHTGGYGLKLRPADLLNFGQLYLQEGIWQGVQLLSGSWVKQSVQPAMETEPPRHGGYAWHWWTESMIRRSGSDESVIADYYYARGYAGQFVYVLPALQLVVVLTQDNKRGRNNPPPDVFRDYLSPLLKATSS
- a CDS encoding endospore germination permease produces the protein MSSRQLTMLLTLHYWGSALLGLPSMLIGLSGKDAWIPILISMVIQLLVIRLFVALFAQMNGESLGKFLMRTLGRMAGKIMLALYLFFVPFLIFVLTLRSLGDFTGNDLFIETPPSAIYIVMLFALVYCLYKGITAVGRSAEIAFPAALLLLLLLLLSLVHGAEWTSFLPVLEQGGQRVFQGIVIFVGYPNSEVALSLFLVPLLQDQSAYRRALLHSTWITSLALLLLTVLVIAVLGDKLPVNIPYVSQFAAKTVTIGGFYERIETVVTVLWFIVIFYRLILTFYISASGCAELFGVKQYKGLLIPLALASIPLALNAWDNPSVVGELNEVWYLNVFFFNLLCPLLWYIIHKLRFRTK